A window of Armatimonadota bacterium genomic DNA:
CGGCGCGCGAAACGGCGCTTGCTTCATGTGCGGAGGCGAGAAGTCGGCGTTCAACGCCGTCGAGCCGATCCTCAGGGACCTTGCGGTTCCCGGCGGGGTGGTCTATGCCGGACCCTCCGGCTGCGGCCACTACGTCAAGCTCGTGCACAACGGCATCGAGTTCGGCATGCTCCAGGCCATCGGCGAGGGGATCGACCTGCTCGAGCAGTTTCCCGAAGATCTTCCGATCGCCGACGTGGTGGGCTGTTGGCGCAACGGCTCGGTGGTCCGGTCCTGGCTGGTGGACCTGATGCACGAGGCGCTGTCCGGTCCCCCCTCCCTTGTTTTTGCCGAAGGCGAAAATGAGGGAGGGGTTGGGGGAGGGAGACCTATCCCCGACCAGGCCGCCCGGAACCTCCACCCCCAACCCCCTCCCCCTATCGCATCCCGACAAGGGGAGGGGATTCTCAACTCCACTCCCGGCTTCATCGAGGACACGGGGGAAGTGAACTGGCTGGTCGAGGACGCCCTCAGGATGGAGGTGCCCATTCCGGTCATTTCGGCTTCAGTCATGCAGCTCTTCGCCTCGCGCGACGACCGCCGCGCCTGGGCTCGCGCGATCGCCCTCATGCGGAGAGGGTTTGGCGGACACCCTTTGGGACGCATGCCCGCGCTGGGGGAGGAGCGGCGCATATCGAAGGTGGGTCTTCGTGAAGGGGAAGCATAGGTACGGGGACAAAGGGACGGAGGGACAAAGGGACGGAGGGACAAGGGGACAGGGGGGACGGCAGGCGCGGGTTCCGTGCCCGCGTCCGGGCCATGGCCATGCGAGGAACAGCGCGTGTCTGATCCTAGCTTTTCAGCAGCACCGGGCAGAGACTCATCGGCGGAGCGGTGAAGGTGACTCGGCCCCTCGCGACCGTTGCCTGCACTGGCTTTGGTTCCACGAGACCTTGCGCGGTGTACGCCGACGCCATTGCTTTCCTTGCGACGAAGCCCTTAATCGCAAATTGGAATGCGAGGGGAGAGGAATTGCGGTTGATCACCACCAAGGTAGCCCAACCCGGGGTCTTGGGGTCCATAGCGGCATACACCGCTGCCTTCTCAACGGGTACGCCGCTGACGGCAAGTCCGAGACTGCCAAAGCGTCGCCCTCTGCCATCCATGTCGAGGAAAGCCCGATAACCCGCCAAAGTGCCTGTGTCGCCGGGCCTGAACCCCCAATTCGCCGCTGCAAACACACCGTACTTGCCGAACAGGCCCAGTACGTCGGCTTGGGCGATCGCGCCGGAGATGTCCGCTTTGCCGCCGAAATCGTATTCCGTGATTGCCAGCTTTGTACCCGGATACTGCTTCCTGATCTGCTCTTGAACACCTGGCAGGAGAGCAATCGGCCTGCCCTTCAAGAAGTCCTTTGTGATCCAACTGTCCTCGACGTAGGTGGGGTCCCAGAGGGACCGGGGAGCTTGGACCCGCGCCACGGGGGTGCCTGGCTTGTCGGGGCCGCCACCGGTGATGCGCACGCCGTCGCCCTTGGCCTCGGGGTACCAGTGGATGTCCAGAACGTCCAGCAGGCGCTTGCCCGCCTTGCGCTCAGCCTCTTTCATCGCGGCCAGATACACGTCCAGGAAGTCCCGCCCTTGAGCGTCCGGAGCGTCCTGAAACCTCCTAAAACCCATCCAGCCGTAGTTCGCCGGGCCGAAGATCAGGGCCTTCGGCGCGACCGCCTTGATCGCGCTCGCATAGGCGACGTTGTTGTCGATGATCTGCTGGTAGGTCAGCGGCTTGGGGCAAATCCTGGCATGGGTGCTGAACCA
This region includes:
- a CDS encoding endoglucanase A; translated protein: MILTLLLAPAVLSQTPLAVTIDATQKTAISPYIYGVNYPEWEGFKIAIPFARQGGNRMSAYNWETNASNAGNDFRHQNDNYMGSSYEPAWTLKTFMKAAQNRGATVLLTVPTLGYVSADKRGDGDVANTPNYLETRFLRSYPRKPDGNFEFPPNTGDKAVYQDELVRHIESVKSPKTPVWYSLDNEPDLWFSTHARICPKPLTYQQIIDNNVAYASAIKAVAPKALIFGPANYGWMGFRRFQDAPDAQGRDFLDVYLAAMKEAERKAGKRLLDVLDIHWYPEAKGDGVRITGGGPDKPGTPVARVQAPRSLWDPTYVEDSWITKDFLKGRPIALLPGVQEQIRKQYPGTKLAITEYDFGGKADISGAIAQADVLGLFGKYGVFAAANWGFRPGDTGTLAGYRAFLDMDGRGRRFGSLGLAVSGVPVEKAAVYAAMDPKTPGWATLVVINRNSSPLAFQFAIKGFVARKAMASAYTAQGLVEPKPVQATVARGRVTFTAPPMSLCPVLLKS